A single Xiphias gladius isolate SHS-SW01 ecotype Sanya breed wild chromosome 18, ASM1685928v1, whole genome shotgun sequence DNA region contains:
- the LOC120803790 gene encoding rap1 GTPase-activating protein 1-like isoform X9 encodes MIEKMQGNRMDEQRCTFPPPLKTEEDYIPYPSVHEVLGRKSPFPLILLPQFGGYWIEGTNHELSDAMDTEQLQPLSPNTRTKLECNTTATLYRKHFLGKEHFNYYSVDGVLGHLVFSLKYDVIGDQEHLRLMLRTKLKTYHDVIPISCLTEFPNVVQMAKLVCEEVNVDRFFPVLYPKASRLIVTFDEHVISNNFKFGVIYQRFGQTSEEELFGNSEESPAFVEFLEFLGEKIGLHNFKGFRGGLDVTHGQTGTESVYCNYRNKEVMFHVSTKLPYTEGDTQQLQRKRHIGNDIVAILFQEENTPFVPDMIASNFLHAYVVVQVVNPCSDNVLYKVSVTARDDVPFFGPALPNPAVFKKGPEFHEFLFTKLINAEYACYKAEKFAKLEERTRLALLETLYEELHVNSQAMMGIGGEDDKLENGSGGGGGFFESFKRVIRSRSQSMDAMGLTFKKPHTVSTSLSGSFNHNPAESPKFPGIAYGSHISLLVPGKSPSKYGRRGSAIGIGTVEESLIIPGKSPTRKKSGPFSSRRSSAIGIENIQEVQEKSSSRENSPNTQKTPDSGHVSQDPKSDNSSNQSSPEVLTTAKNSSYLGGRAPSIPEGHDLSRSSSNASSFASVVEENETEATEDYDTGMESLSSAGTPHKRDSFTYSTWLEDSTSNTSTTSRGNSPGPGKPDRGKGTDIRIKLERPHDHQSSSNC; translated from the exons atgattgAAAAGATGCAG GGGAACAGGATGGATGAACAGAGATGCACCTTTCCTCCCCCACTCAAG ACTGAGGAGGACTACATTCCATACCCAAGTGTCCATGAG GTGTTGGGCAGAAAAAGCCcctttcctctcatcctcctGCCTCAGTTTGGGGGATACTGGATTGAAGGGACCAACCATGAGCTGAGTGACGCCATGGacacagagcagctgcagcCACTGTCCCCAAACACCCGCACCAAGCTGGAATGTAACACGACAGCCACACTCTACCGGAAACACTTCCTGGGCAAG GAACACTTTAATTACTATTCAGTGGACGGTGTCCTTGGACATCTGGTGTTCTCCCTTAAGTACGATGTTATTGGTGACCAGGAACATCTCCGGCTAATGCTCAG GACCAAACTGAAAACCTACCATGATGTGATCCCCATTTCCTGTCTGACAGAGTTTCCCAATGTGGTCCAAATGGCCAAG CTTGTCTGTGAAGAGGTCAACGTGGACCGCTTTTTCCCTGTCCTTTATCCAAAA gCTTCAAGACTTATTGTCACCTTTGATGAACATGTGATAAGCAACAATTTCAAGTTTGGGGTCATCTATCAAAGGTTTGGGCAG acttcagaggaagaGCTGTTTGGCAACAGTGAAGAGAGTCCTGCCTTTGTAGAATTCCTGGAGTTTTTAGGAGAGAAAATTGGGCTGCACAACTTTAAAGG TTTCCGTGGAGGGTTAGACGTGACTCACGGGCAGACTGGCACAGAATCTGTCTACTGCAACTACCGCAACAAAGAGGTCATGTTCCATGTGTCCACAAAGCTGCCTTACACGGAGGGGGACACCCAGCAG TTACAGAGAAAGAGGCACATAGGGAACGATATCGTGGCCATCTTATTCCAAGAGGAAAACACTCCCTTTGTACCAGACATGATTGCCTCCAACTTTCTCCACGCCTACGTTGTGGTCCAAGTGGTCAACCCGtgctctgacaatgttctcTACAAG GTGTCAGTTACCGCACGAGATGATGTACCTTTCTTTGGCCCAGCCCTCCCAAACCCCGCTGTCTttaaaaaa GGCCCTGAATTCCATGAATTCCTTTTTACTAAGCTCATCAATGCAGAGTATGCCTGCTACAAAGCTGAGAAATTTGCCAAATTAGAG gaacGAACACGGTTGGCTTTGTTAGAGACCCTGTATGAGGAGCTCCATGTGAACAGCCAGGCCATGATGGGAATTGGAGGAGAGGATGACAAACTGGAAAAtgggagtggaggaggagggggcttCTTTGAGTCCTTCAAG CGGGTGATCCGCAGCAGGAGCCAGTCTATGGATGCCATGGGTCTTACTTTCAAGAAACCACACACAGTCTCCACTAGCCTGAGCGGCAGCTTTAACCACAACCCCGCAGAGAGCCCCAAATTCCCAGGGATA GCATATGGTTCCCATATT TCATTGCTTGTCCCAGGCAAAAGTCCCAGTAAATATGGACGTCGAGGCAGTGCCATAGGGATAGGAACAGTAGAAGAG TCTTTGATAATCCCGGGGAAAAGCCCGACCAGGAAAAAATCTGGTCCTTTCAGCTCCAGGCGAAGCAGTGCCATTGGCATTGAAAACATTCAGGAAGTCCAGGAGAAGAG TAGCAGTAGAGAGAACTCCCCAAATACCCAGAAGACCCCTGACAGTGGTCACGTCTCTCAAGACCCCAAATCTGACAACTCGTCCAATCAGAGCTCCCCTGAAGTGCTCACAACCGCCAAGAACAG TTCTTATCTCGGTGGCAGGGCCCCATCTATCCCTGAGGGTCATGACCTCTCCCGCTCCTCCTCCAACGCTAGCAGCTTTGCCAGTGTGGTGGAGGAGAACGAGACAGAGGCCACAGAGGACTATGACACAGGCATG GAAAGCCTGTCGTCTGCCGGGACACCACACAAGCGGGACTCCTTCACCTACAGCACCTGGCTGGAGGACAGCACCAGCAACACCAGTACCACCAGTCGTGGGAACTCCCCAG GGCCCGGTAAACCTGACCGAGGAAAGGGGACAGACATCCGTATCAAACTGGAACGACCACATGATCATCAGTCCTCCTCG AACTGTTAA
- the LOC120803790 gene encoding rap1 GTPase-activating protein 1-like isoform X1, whose translation MPQRKRSFTFGAYGGVDKTFSKARSIWKQDGSDPRISATLEPQLFQPTLPYTTSPFHKTTDLFEMIEKMQGNRMDEQRCTFPPPLKTEEDYIPYPSVHEVLGRKSPFPLILLPQFGGYWIEGTNHELSDAMDTEQLQPLSPNTRTKLECNTTATLYRKHFLGKEHFNYYSVDGVLGHLVFSLKYDVIGDQEHLRLMLRTKLKTYHDVIPISCLTEFPNVVQMAKLVCEEVNVDRFFPVLYPKASRLIVTFDEHVISNNFKFGVIYQRFGQTSEEELFGNSEESPAFVEFLEFLGEKIGLHNFKGFRGGLDVTHGQTGTESVYCNYRNKEVMFHVSTKLPYTEGDTQQLQRKRHIGNDIVAILFQEENTPFVPDMIASNFLHAYVVVQVVNPCSDNVLYKVSVTARDDVPFFGPALPNPAVFKKGPEFHEFLFTKLINAEYACYKAEKFAKLEERTRLALLETLYEELHVNSQAMMGIGGEDDKLENGSGGGGGFFESFKRVIRSRSQSMDAMGLTFKKPHTVSTSLSGSFNHNPAESPKFPGIAYGSHISLLVPGKSPSKYGRRGSAIGIGTVEESLIIPGKSPTRKKSGPFSSRRSSAIGIENIQEVQEKSSSRENSPNTQKTPDSGHVSQDPKSDNSSNQSSPEVLTTAKNSSYLGGRAPSIPEGHDLSRSSSNASSFASVVEENETEATEDYDTGMESLSSAGTPHKRDSFTYSTWLEDSTSNTSTTSRGNSPGPGKPDRGKGTDIRIKLERPHDHQSSSNC comes from the exons GAAACAAGATGGGAGTGACCCCCGAATTTCTGCAACACTAGAGCCACAGCTGTTCCAGCCTACACTGCCATACACCACCTCACCATTTCACAAG accacagatttatttgaaatgattgAAAAGATGCAG GGGAACAGGATGGATGAACAGAGATGCACCTTTCCTCCCCCACTCAAG ACTGAGGAGGACTACATTCCATACCCAAGTGTCCATGAG GTGTTGGGCAGAAAAAGCCcctttcctctcatcctcctGCCTCAGTTTGGGGGATACTGGATTGAAGGGACCAACCATGAGCTGAGTGACGCCATGGacacagagcagctgcagcCACTGTCCCCAAACACCCGCACCAAGCTGGAATGTAACACGACAGCCACACTCTACCGGAAACACTTCCTGGGCAAG GAACACTTTAATTACTATTCAGTGGACGGTGTCCTTGGACATCTGGTGTTCTCCCTTAAGTACGATGTTATTGGTGACCAGGAACATCTCCGGCTAATGCTCAG GACCAAACTGAAAACCTACCATGATGTGATCCCCATTTCCTGTCTGACAGAGTTTCCCAATGTGGTCCAAATGGCCAAG CTTGTCTGTGAAGAGGTCAACGTGGACCGCTTTTTCCCTGTCCTTTATCCAAAA gCTTCAAGACTTATTGTCACCTTTGATGAACATGTGATAAGCAACAATTTCAAGTTTGGGGTCATCTATCAAAGGTTTGGGCAG acttcagaggaagaGCTGTTTGGCAACAGTGAAGAGAGTCCTGCCTTTGTAGAATTCCTGGAGTTTTTAGGAGAGAAAATTGGGCTGCACAACTTTAAAGG TTTCCGTGGAGGGTTAGACGTGACTCACGGGCAGACTGGCACAGAATCTGTCTACTGCAACTACCGCAACAAAGAGGTCATGTTCCATGTGTCCACAAAGCTGCCTTACACGGAGGGGGACACCCAGCAG TTACAGAGAAAGAGGCACATAGGGAACGATATCGTGGCCATCTTATTCCAAGAGGAAAACACTCCCTTTGTACCAGACATGATTGCCTCCAACTTTCTCCACGCCTACGTTGTGGTCCAAGTGGTCAACCCGtgctctgacaatgttctcTACAAG GTGTCAGTTACCGCACGAGATGATGTACCTTTCTTTGGCCCAGCCCTCCCAAACCCCGCTGTCTttaaaaaa GGCCCTGAATTCCATGAATTCCTTTTTACTAAGCTCATCAATGCAGAGTATGCCTGCTACAAAGCTGAGAAATTTGCCAAATTAGAG gaacGAACACGGTTGGCTTTGTTAGAGACCCTGTATGAGGAGCTCCATGTGAACAGCCAGGCCATGATGGGAATTGGAGGAGAGGATGACAAACTGGAAAAtgggagtggaggaggagggggcttCTTTGAGTCCTTCAAG CGGGTGATCCGCAGCAGGAGCCAGTCTATGGATGCCATGGGTCTTACTTTCAAGAAACCACACACAGTCTCCACTAGCCTGAGCGGCAGCTTTAACCACAACCCCGCAGAGAGCCCCAAATTCCCAGGGATA GCATATGGTTCCCATATT TCATTGCTTGTCCCAGGCAAAAGTCCCAGTAAATATGGACGTCGAGGCAGTGCCATAGGGATAGGAACAGTAGAAGAG TCTTTGATAATCCCGGGGAAAAGCCCGACCAGGAAAAAATCTGGTCCTTTCAGCTCCAGGCGAAGCAGTGCCATTGGCATTGAAAACATTCAGGAAGTCCAGGAGAAGAG TAGCAGTAGAGAGAACTCCCCAAATACCCAGAAGACCCCTGACAGTGGTCACGTCTCTCAAGACCCCAAATCTGACAACTCGTCCAATCAGAGCTCCCCTGAAGTGCTCACAACCGCCAAGAACAG TTCTTATCTCGGTGGCAGGGCCCCATCTATCCCTGAGGGTCATGACCTCTCCCGCTCCTCCTCCAACGCTAGCAGCTTTGCCAGTGTGGTGGAGGAGAACGAGACAGAGGCCACAGAGGACTATGACACAGGCATG GAAAGCCTGTCGTCTGCCGGGACACCACACAAGCGGGACTCCTTCACCTACAGCACCTGGCTGGAGGACAGCACCAGCAACACCAGTACCACCAGTCGTGGGAACTCCCCAG GGCCCGGTAAACCTGACCGAGGAAAGGGGACAGACATCCGTATCAAACTGGAACGACCACATGATCATCAGTCCTCCTCG AACTGTTAA
- the LOC120803790 gene encoding rap1 GTPase-activating protein 1-like isoform X12 translates to MPQRKRSFTFGAYGGVDKTFSKARSIWKQDGSDPRISATLEPQLFQPTLPYTTSPFHKTTDLFEMIEKMQGNRMDEQRCTFPPPLKTEEDYIPYPSVHEVLGRKSPFPLILLPQFGGYWIEGTNHELSDAMDTEQLQPLSPNTRTKLECNTTATLYRKHFLGKEHFNYYSVDGVLGHLVFSLKYDVIGDQEHLRLMLRTKLKTYHDVIPISCLTEFPNVVQMAKLVCEEVNVDRFFPVLYPKASRLIVTFDEHVISNNFKFGVIYQRFGQTSEEELFGNSEESPAFVEFLEFLGEKIGLHNFKGFRGGLDVTHGQTGTESVYCNYRNKEVMFHVSTKLPYTEGDTQQLQRKRHIGNDIVAILFQEENTPFVPDMIASNFLHAYVVVQVVNPCSDNVLYKVSVTARDDVPFFGPALPNPAVFKKGPEFHEFLFTKLINAEYACYKAEKFAKLEERTRLALLETLYEELHVNSQAMMGIGGEDDKLENGSGGGGGFFESFKRVIRSRSQSMDAMGLTFKKPHTVSTSLSGSFNHNPAESPKFPGISLLVPGKSPSKYGRRGSAIGIGTVEESLIIPGKSPTRKKSGPFSSRRSSAIGIENIQEVQEKSSSRENSPNTQKTPDSGHVSQDPKSDNSSNQSSPEVLTTAKNRAPSIPEGHDLSRSSSNASSFASVVEENETEATEDYDTGMESLSSAGTPHKRDSFTYSTWLEDSTSNTSTTSRGNSPGPGKPDRGKGTDIRIKLERPHDHQSSSNC, encoded by the exons GAAACAAGATGGGAGTGACCCCCGAATTTCTGCAACACTAGAGCCACAGCTGTTCCAGCCTACACTGCCATACACCACCTCACCATTTCACAAG accacagatttatttgaaatgattgAAAAGATGCAG GGGAACAGGATGGATGAACAGAGATGCACCTTTCCTCCCCCACTCAAG ACTGAGGAGGACTACATTCCATACCCAAGTGTCCATGAG GTGTTGGGCAGAAAAAGCCcctttcctctcatcctcctGCCTCAGTTTGGGGGATACTGGATTGAAGGGACCAACCATGAGCTGAGTGACGCCATGGacacagagcagctgcagcCACTGTCCCCAAACACCCGCACCAAGCTGGAATGTAACACGACAGCCACACTCTACCGGAAACACTTCCTGGGCAAG GAACACTTTAATTACTATTCAGTGGACGGTGTCCTTGGACATCTGGTGTTCTCCCTTAAGTACGATGTTATTGGTGACCAGGAACATCTCCGGCTAATGCTCAG GACCAAACTGAAAACCTACCATGATGTGATCCCCATTTCCTGTCTGACAGAGTTTCCCAATGTGGTCCAAATGGCCAAG CTTGTCTGTGAAGAGGTCAACGTGGACCGCTTTTTCCCTGTCCTTTATCCAAAA gCTTCAAGACTTATTGTCACCTTTGATGAACATGTGATAAGCAACAATTTCAAGTTTGGGGTCATCTATCAAAGGTTTGGGCAG acttcagaggaagaGCTGTTTGGCAACAGTGAAGAGAGTCCTGCCTTTGTAGAATTCCTGGAGTTTTTAGGAGAGAAAATTGGGCTGCACAACTTTAAAGG TTTCCGTGGAGGGTTAGACGTGACTCACGGGCAGACTGGCACAGAATCTGTCTACTGCAACTACCGCAACAAAGAGGTCATGTTCCATGTGTCCACAAAGCTGCCTTACACGGAGGGGGACACCCAGCAG TTACAGAGAAAGAGGCACATAGGGAACGATATCGTGGCCATCTTATTCCAAGAGGAAAACACTCCCTTTGTACCAGACATGATTGCCTCCAACTTTCTCCACGCCTACGTTGTGGTCCAAGTGGTCAACCCGtgctctgacaatgttctcTACAAG GTGTCAGTTACCGCACGAGATGATGTACCTTTCTTTGGCCCAGCCCTCCCAAACCCCGCTGTCTttaaaaaa GGCCCTGAATTCCATGAATTCCTTTTTACTAAGCTCATCAATGCAGAGTATGCCTGCTACAAAGCTGAGAAATTTGCCAAATTAGAG gaacGAACACGGTTGGCTTTGTTAGAGACCCTGTATGAGGAGCTCCATGTGAACAGCCAGGCCATGATGGGAATTGGAGGAGAGGATGACAAACTGGAAAAtgggagtggaggaggagggggcttCTTTGAGTCCTTCAAG CGGGTGATCCGCAGCAGGAGCCAGTCTATGGATGCCATGGGTCTTACTTTCAAGAAACCACACACAGTCTCCACTAGCCTGAGCGGCAGCTTTAACCACAACCCCGCAGAGAGCCCCAAATTCCCAGGGATA TCATTGCTTGTCCCAGGCAAAAGTCCCAGTAAATATGGACGTCGAGGCAGTGCCATAGGGATAGGAACAGTAGAAGAG TCTTTGATAATCCCGGGGAAAAGCCCGACCAGGAAAAAATCTGGTCCTTTCAGCTCCAGGCGAAGCAGTGCCATTGGCATTGAAAACATTCAGGAAGTCCAGGAGAAGAG TAGCAGTAGAGAGAACTCCCCAAATACCCAGAAGACCCCTGACAGTGGTCACGTCTCTCAAGACCCCAAATCTGACAACTCGTCCAATCAGAGCTCCCCTGAAGTGCTCACAACCGCCAAGAACAG GGCCCCATCTATCCCTGAGGGTCATGACCTCTCCCGCTCCTCCTCCAACGCTAGCAGCTTTGCCAGTGTGGTGGAGGAGAACGAGACAGAGGCCACAGAGGACTATGACACAGGCATG GAAAGCCTGTCGTCTGCCGGGACACCACACAAGCGGGACTCCTTCACCTACAGCACCTGGCTGGAGGACAGCACCAGCAACACCAGTACCACCAGTCGTGGGAACTCCCCAG GGCCCGGTAAACCTGACCGAGGAAAGGGGACAGACATCCGTATCAAACTGGAACGACCACATGATCATCAGTCCTCCTCG AACTGTTAA
- the LOC120803790 gene encoding rap1 GTPase-activating protein 1-like isoform X3: MPQRKRSFTFGAYGGVDKTFSKARSIWKQDGSDPRISATLEPQLFQPTLPYTTSPFHKTTDLFEMIEKMQGNRMDEQRCTFPPPLKTEEDYIPYPSVHEVLGRKSPFPLILLPQFGGYWIEGTNHELSDAMDTEQLQPLSPNTRTKLECNTTATLYRKHFLGKEHFNYYSVDGVLGHLVFSLKYDVIGDQEHLRLMLRTKLKTYHDVIPISCLTEFPNVVQMAKLVCEEVNVDRFFPVLYPKASRLIVTFDEHVISNNFKFGVIYQRFGQTSEEELFGNSEESPAFVEFLEFLGEKIGLHNFKGFRGGLDVTHGQTGTESVYCNYRNKEVMFHVSTKLPYTEGDTQQLQRKRHIGNDIVAILFQEENTPFVPDMIASNFLHAYVVVQVVNPCSDNVLYKVSVTARDDVPFFGPALPNPAVFKKGPEFHEFLFTKLINAEYACYKAEKFAKLEERTRLALLETLYEELHVNSQAMMGIGGEDDKLENGSGGGGGFFESFKRVIRSRSQSMDAMGLTFKKPHTVSTSLSGSFNHNPAESPKFPGISLLVPGKSPSKYGRRGSAIGIGTVEESLIIPGKSPTRKKSGPFSSRRSSAIGIENIQEVQEKSSSRENSPNTQKTPDSGHVSQDPKSDNSSNQSSPEVLTTAKNSSYLGGRAPSIPEGHDLSRSSSNASSFASVVEENETEATEDYDTGMESLSSAGTPHKRDSFTYSTWLEDSTSNTSTTSRGNSPGPGKPDRGKGTDIRIKLERPHDHQSSSNC; this comes from the exons GAAACAAGATGGGAGTGACCCCCGAATTTCTGCAACACTAGAGCCACAGCTGTTCCAGCCTACACTGCCATACACCACCTCACCATTTCACAAG accacagatttatttgaaatgattgAAAAGATGCAG GGGAACAGGATGGATGAACAGAGATGCACCTTTCCTCCCCCACTCAAG ACTGAGGAGGACTACATTCCATACCCAAGTGTCCATGAG GTGTTGGGCAGAAAAAGCCcctttcctctcatcctcctGCCTCAGTTTGGGGGATACTGGATTGAAGGGACCAACCATGAGCTGAGTGACGCCATGGacacagagcagctgcagcCACTGTCCCCAAACACCCGCACCAAGCTGGAATGTAACACGACAGCCACACTCTACCGGAAACACTTCCTGGGCAAG GAACACTTTAATTACTATTCAGTGGACGGTGTCCTTGGACATCTGGTGTTCTCCCTTAAGTACGATGTTATTGGTGACCAGGAACATCTCCGGCTAATGCTCAG GACCAAACTGAAAACCTACCATGATGTGATCCCCATTTCCTGTCTGACAGAGTTTCCCAATGTGGTCCAAATGGCCAAG CTTGTCTGTGAAGAGGTCAACGTGGACCGCTTTTTCCCTGTCCTTTATCCAAAA gCTTCAAGACTTATTGTCACCTTTGATGAACATGTGATAAGCAACAATTTCAAGTTTGGGGTCATCTATCAAAGGTTTGGGCAG acttcagaggaagaGCTGTTTGGCAACAGTGAAGAGAGTCCTGCCTTTGTAGAATTCCTGGAGTTTTTAGGAGAGAAAATTGGGCTGCACAACTTTAAAGG TTTCCGTGGAGGGTTAGACGTGACTCACGGGCAGACTGGCACAGAATCTGTCTACTGCAACTACCGCAACAAAGAGGTCATGTTCCATGTGTCCACAAAGCTGCCTTACACGGAGGGGGACACCCAGCAG TTACAGAGAAAGAGGCACATAGGGAACGATATCGTGGCCATCTTATTCCAAGAGGAAAACACTCCCTTTGTACCAGACATGATTGCCTCCAACTTTCTCCACGCCTACGTTGTGGTCCAAGTGGTCAACCCGtgctctgacaatgttctcTACAAG GTGTCAGTTACCGCACGAGATGATGTACCTTTCTTTGGCCCAGCCCTCCCAAACCCCGCTGTCTttaaaaaa GGCCCTGAATTCCATGAATTCCTTTTTACTAAGCTCATCAATGCAGAGTATGCCTGCTACAAAGCTGAGAAATTTGCCAAATTAGAG gaacGAACACGGTTGGCTTTGTTAGAGACCCTGTATGAGGAGCTCCATGTGAACAGCCAGGCCATGATGGGAATTGGAGGAGAGGATGACAAACTGGAAAAtgggagtggaggaggagggggcttCTTTGAGTCCTTCAAG CGGGTGATCCGCAGCAGGAGCCAGTCTATGGATGCCATGGGTCTTACTTTCAAGAAACCACACACAGTCTCCACTAGCCTGAGCGGCAGCTTTAACCACAACCCCGCAGAGAGCCCCAAATTCCCAGGGATA TCATTGCTTGTCCCAGGCAAAAGTCCCAGTAAATATGGACGTCGAGGCAGTGCCATAGGGATAGGAACAGTAGAAGAG TCTTTGATAATCCCGGGGAAAAGCCCGACCAGGAAAAAATCTGGTCCTTTCAGCTCCAGGCGAAGCAGTGCCATTGGCATTGAAAACATTCAGGAAGTCCAGGAGAAGAG TAGCAGTAGAGAGAACTCCCCAAATACCCAGAAGACCCCTGACAGTGGTCACGTCTCTCAAGACCCCAAATCTGACAACTCGTCCAATCAGAGCTCCCCTGAAGTGCTCACAACCGCCAAGAACAG TTCTTATCTCGGTGGCAGGGCCCCATCTATCCCTGAGGGTCATGACCTCTCCCGCTCCTCCTCCAACGCTAGCAGCTTTGCCAGTGTGGTGGAGGAGAACGAGACAGAGGCCACAGAGGACTATGACACAGGCATG GAAAGCCTGTCGTCTGCCGGGACACCACACAAGCGGGACTCCTTCACCTACAGCACCTGGCTGGAGGACAGCACCAGCAACACCAGTACCACCAGTCGTGGGAACTCCCCAG GGCCCGGTAAACCTGACCGAGGAAAGGGGACAGACATCCGTATCAAACTGGAACGACCACATGATCATCAGTCCTCCTCG AACTGTTAA